One stretch of Streptomyces sp. A2-16 DNA includes these proteins:
- a CDS encoding DUF1349 domain-containing protein: MDVELPELPFSLRTYGPDGHWAHEDGILSGWAGPRQDRFVPPTGESLDPAADAPRLLGAPEGDFQLIARVTVGFNGSFDAGVLYVHVGERAWAKLCLENSPDVPTVCTVVTRGHSDDCNSFTVDGSSVWLRVSRTGRAFAFHASRDGKRWTFVRLFTLGDEKETDAALVGFMAQSPMGEGCVVTYDHIEFRPDWPADLRDGS; this comes from the coding sequence ATGGACGTCGAACTCCCCGAGCTTCCCTTCTCTCTCCGCACCTACGGTCCCGACGGGCACTGGGCCCACGAGGACGGCATTCTCTCCGGCTGGGCCGGCCCCCGGCAGGACCGGTTCGTGCCGCCCACCGGGGAGTCCCTGGACCCCGCCGCCGACGCACCGCGCCTGCTCGGCGCCCCCGAGGGGGACTTCCAGCTCATAGCCCGGGTCACCGTGGGCTTCAACGGCTCGTTCGACGCGGGTGTCCTCTACGTCCATGTCGGCGAGCGGGCCTGGGCCAAACTCTGCCTGGAGAACTCCCCGGACGTGCCCACCGTGTGCACGGTCGTCACCCGGGGCCACTCCGACGACTGCAACTCCTTCACCGTGGACGGCAGTTCGGTGTGGCTGCGGGTCAGCCGCACCGGCCGCGCCTTCGCCTTCCACGCCTCCCGCGACGGCAAGCGCTGGACCTTCGTGCGCCTGTTCACCCTGGGCGACGAGAAGGAGACCGACGCGGCCCTGGTCGGCTTCATGGCGCAGTCGCCGATGGGGGAGGGCTGTGTGGTGACCTACGACCACATCGAGTTCAGGCCGGACTGGCCGGCGGACCTGCGCGACGGCAGCTGA
- a CDS encoding aldehyde dehydrogenase (NADP(+)), which produces MAAAPVWSVDPRTGKQREQVAVEATAQEVDAAVRAAHDARASLADRTVRAAFLRTAADKLEGSRDHLVEAADAETALGPVRLTGELARTCYQLRAFADIVDEGEFLGVVINHPDDTATPPIPDLRRYKVPLGVVAVYSASNFPFAFSVAGGDTASALAAGNPVVVKAHPDHPALSELVASVLRRAADEHGIPAGVLGLVHGFEAGIELIKHPLVAAAGFTGSVKGGRALFDAAAARPVPIPFHGELGSLNPVVITEEAAAERAEAIGAGLAGSMTLGVGQFCVKPGLVLVPSGAAGDGLVKSLTDAVSDTDAGVLLDHRMRDNFVAGVAERVELPEVESPVTPGAGGEHTVSPGFLTVAAEKLTTEGAYDLLLEECFGPVTVVARYEDDDQARAVLSRLPGNLTATVHLSEQEAAGEGRGAEILAELTPLAGRVLVNGWPTGVAVAPAQQHGGPYPATTSTSTSVGGTAIERWLRPVAYQNAPEALLPPELKDDNPLGLPRRFNNRLER; this is translated from the coding sequence GTGGCAGCAGCACCAGTCTGGAGTGTCGACCCCCGAACCGGGAAGCAGCGCGAGCAGGTTGCGGTGGAGGCCACAGCCCAGGAGGTCGACGCCGCCGTCCGCGCCGCGCACGACGCGCGCGCGTCCCTCGCCGACCGCACCGTCCGCGCGGCCTTCCTGCGCACCGCCGCCGACAAGCTGGAAGGCTCCAGGGACCACCTCGTCGAGGCCGCCGACGCCGAGACCGCGCTCGGCCCGGTCCGGCTGACCGGTGAGCTCGCCCGCACCTGCTACCAGCTGCGGGCCTTCGCCGACATCGTCGACGAGGGCGAGTTCCTCGGCGTGGTGATCAACCACCCCGACGACACCGCGACCCCGCCGATCCCGGACCTGCGCCGCTACAAGGTGCCGCTCGGCGTCGTCGCCGTCTACTCGGCCTCCAACTTCCCCTTCGCCTTCTCGGTCGCGGGCGGCGACACCGCGAGCGCGCTCGCGGCCGGTAACCCGGTCGTCGTCAAGGCCCACCCCGACCACCCGGCCCTGTCCGAGCTGGTCGCGTCCGTGCTGCGCCGCGCCGCCGACGAGCACGGCATCCCCGCGGGCGTGCTCGGTCTCGTGCACGGCTTCGAGGCCGGCATCGAGCTGATCAAGCACCCGCTGGTCGCCGCCGCCGGCTTCACCGGCTCCGTCAAGGGCGGCCGCGCCCTGTTCGACGCGGCGGCCGCACGCCCGGTGCCGATCCCGTTCCACGGCGAGCTGGGCTCCCTGAACCCCGTCGTGATTACGGAGGAGGCCGCGGCCGAGCGCGCGGAGGCCATCGGCGCCGGGCTCGCCGGCTCCATGACCCTCGGCGTCGGCCAGTTCTGCGTGAAGCCCGGTCTGGTCCTCGTGCCGTCCGGCGCGGCGGGCGACGGCCTGGTGAAGTCCCTGACCGACGCGGTCAGCGACACCGACGCGGGCGTCCTGCTCGACCACCGCATGCGGGACAACTTCGTCGCCGGCGTCGCCGAGCGCGTGGAGCTGCCCGAGGTCGAGTCGCCGGTGACGCCCGGCGCGGGCGGCGAGCACACGGTGAGCCCGGGCTTCCTCACGGTCGCGGCGGAGAAGCTGACCACCGAGGGGGCGTACGACCTGCTCCTGGAGGAGTGCTTCGGCCCGGTGACCGTGGTGGCCCGCTACGAGGACGACGACCAGGCGCGCGCCGTGCTGTCCCGGCTTCCGGGCAACCTCACCGCGACCGTCCACCTGTCGGAGCAGGAGGCCGCGGGCGAGGGGCGCGGCGCCGAGATCCTGGCCGAGCTGACCCCGCTGGCCGGCCGCGTCCTGGTGAACGGCTGGCCGACGGGCGTGGCCGTGGCCCCGGCCCAGCAGCACGGCGGCCCGTACCCGGCGACGACCTCCACGTCGACGTCGGTGGGCGGCACGGCGATCGAGCGCTGGCTGCGGCCGGTGGCGTACCAGAACGCGCCGGAGGCCCTGCTGCCGCCGGAGCTGAAGGACGACAACCCGCTGGGTCTGCCCCGCCGTTTCAACAACCGCCTCGAGCGCTAG
- a CDS encoding IclR family transcriptional regulator — MSAGETGGGSQVKSAVRTVELLEYFAGRPGMHSLAAVQEAVGYPKSSLYMLLRTLVELGWVETDATGTRYGIGVRALLVGTSYIDGDEVVAAARPTLDRLSDDTTETIHLARLDGTNVVYLATRQSQHYLRPFTRVGRRLPAHSTSLGKALLSTYSDEQVRKMLPETLPALTEHTITDREKLIEELHQIREQGFSVDREENTLGLRCFGVAIPYRTPARDAISCSVPVARLTPAHEQMVKDALFDARDRLTLATRRL, encoded by the coding sequence ATGTCGGCAGGCGAGACGGGCGGCGGGTCACAGGTCAAGTCGGCAGTGCGGACGGTCGAACTGCTCGAATACTTCGCCGGACGTCCCGGCATGCACTCCCTCGCGGCGGTCCAGGAGGCCGTGGGATATCCCAAGTCCAGTCTCTACATGCTGCTGCGCACGCTGGTCGAGCTGGGCTGGGTGGAGACCGACGCGACGGGCACGCGGTACGGCATCGGGGTGCGGGCGCTGCTCGTCGGCACCTCGTACATCGACGGCGACGAGGTGGTCGCGGCGGCCCGGCCGACCCTGGACCGGCTCTCCGACGACACCACCGAGACCATCCACCTCGCGCGCCTCGACGGCACGAACGTCGTCTACCTGGCCACCCGGCAGTCGCAGCACTACCTGCGGCCCTTCACCCGGGTCGGCCGCCGCCTCCCGGCGCACTCCACCTCCCTCGGCAAGGCGCTGCTGAGCACCTACTCCGACGAGCAGGTCCGCAAGATGCTCCCGGAGACCCTGCCGGCGCTCACCGAGCACACGATCACCGACCGCGAGAAGCTCATCGAGGAGCTGCACCAGATCCGCGAGCAGGGCTTCTCGGTGGACCGCGAGGAGAACACCCTCGGGCTGCGCTGCTTCGGTGTGGCGATCCCCTACCGCACTCCCGCGCGGGACGCGATCAGCTGCTCGGTGCCGGTGGCCCGGCTGACCCCGGCCCACGAACAGATGGTCAAGGACGCCCTGTTCGACGCCCGGGACCGGCTGACACTGGCCACCCGTAGGCTCTGA
- a CDS encoding GNAT family N-acetyltransferase: MQIVLREVHDSDLPVFFRQMNDPEALHMAAFTPKDPADRDAFDAHWKRVRASDAVHRTVLADGDVVGSAAVYGEPGEREVTYWIDRAYWGRGIATAALRELVAQVPERPLYARAAADNAGSLRVLEKCGFLVTARACGYANARGAEIDEFVLTLDA; encoded by the coding sequence ATGCAGATCGTTCTCCGCGAAGTCCATGACAGCGATCTGCCGGTCTTCTTCCGGCAGATGAACGACCCCGAGGCCCTGCACATGGCGGCCTTCACCCCGAAGGACCCGGCCGACCGGGACGCCTTCGACGCCCACTGGAAACGGGTCCGCGCCTCCGACGCCGTGCACCGCACGGTCCTGGCGGACGGGGACGTGGTGGGCAGCGCGGCGGTGTACGGCGAGCCGGGCGAGCGCGAGGTGACGTACTGGATCGACCGCGCCTACTGGGGGCGCGGCATCGCCACGGCAGCCCTGCGGGAGCTGGTCGCCCAGGTGCCCGAGCGGCCCCTGTACGCCCGGGCGGCCGCCGACAACGCCGGTTCGCTGCGGGTGCTCGAGAAGTGCGGGTTCCTGGTGACCGCCCGGGCCTGCGGGTACGCCAACGCGCGCGGTGCGGAGATCGACGAGTTCGTGCTGACGCTGGACGCCTGA
- a CDS encoding penicillin-binding transpeptidase domain-containing protein: MNKTIRRASVFALLLVFALLIRATWVQFYEGQALADDNDNRRNAIETYSSPLGNIIVAGKAITGSARTTDSDLAYKRTYTNGKLYAAVTGYASQAYAPTQLEGIYADLLNGTDSRLKTVMDTITNQRAEPGDVITTIDPAVQKAAYDTLGDKKGAAVAIDPTTGKILAVVSTPSYDPSSLTDANTAGSAWKQLNADSDKPLTNRALRQPLPPGSTFKLVVAAAALEDGLYSSVDEKTASPDPYTLPGTVTPLGNENSSAPCENASIRVALEYSCNTVFAKMAVDLGQDKVRAMAEKFGFNDATQDVPVRAYESVYPSDMNKSSTALTGIGQFDVTATPLQMAMVSAAIANGGKLVSPHMVSTITDNGGDVLKNYDDEATTKQVVSSDTAEQLQSAMQSVIQDGTGTNARIDGVTVGGKTGTAQHGENNSKTPYAWFTSYGKADGKEVAVAVVVEQSNAARSEVSGNGLAAPVAKAMMEAALKN; encoded by the coding sequence ATGAACAAGACGATCAGGCGCGCATCGGTCTTCGCGCTGCTCCTGGTGTTCGCTCTGCTGATCCGGGCGACCTGGGTGCAGTTCTACGAGGGCCAGGCACTCGCGGACGACAACGACAACCGACGGAACGCGATCGAGACGTACTCCTCGCCGCTCGGGAACATCATCGTGGCCGGAAAGGCGATCACGGGTTCCGCGAGGACGACGGACAGCGACCTCGCGTACAAACGCACGTACACGAACGGCAAGCTGTACGCGGCGGTGACGGGCTACGCCTCGCAGGCCTACGCCCCGACCCAGCTGGAGGGCATCTACGCCGACCTCCTCAACGGCACCGACAGCCGGCTGAAGACCGTCATGGACACGATCACCAACCAGCGGGCCGAGCCCGGTGATGTGATCACGACGATCGACCCGGCCGTGCAGAAGGCCGCGTACGACACGCTCGGCGACAAGAAGGGCGCGGCCGTCGCGATCGACCCGACGACCGGGAAGATCCTGGCCGTTGTGTCGACGCCGTCGTACGACCCGTCCTCGCTGACGGACGCCAACACCGCGGGCAGCGCCTGGAAGCAGCTCAACGCGGACTCCGACAAGCCGCTCACCAACCGCGCGCTGCGCCAGCCGCTGCCGCCGGGTTCGACCTTCAAGCTGGTGGTGGCGGCAGCGGCGTTGGAGGACGGTCTGTACTCCTCGGTGGACGAGAAGACCGCCAGCCCCGACCCGTACACCCTGCCGGGCACCGTGACCCCGCTGGGCAACGAGAACTCCTCGGCACCCTGCGAGAACGCCTCGATCCGGGTCGCGCTCGAGTACTCCTGCAACACCGTCTTCGCGAAGATGGCCGTCGACCTCGGCCAGGACAAGGTGCGGGCGATGGCCGAGAAGTTCGGCTTCAACGACGCCACGCAGGACGTCCCGGTGCGGGCCTACGAGAGCGTCTACCCCTCGGACATGAACAAGTCCTCCACGGCGCTGACCGGCATCGGCCAGTTCGACGTCACGGCCACCCCGCTCCAGATGGCCATGGTCTCCGCGGCCATAGCCAACGGCGGCAAGCTGGTCTCGCCGCACATGGTGTCGACCATCACCGACAACGGCGGCGATGTCCTGAAGAACTACGACGACGAGGCGACCACGAAGCAGGTCGTCAGCTCGGACACGGCCGAGCAGCTCCAGTCGGCGATGCAGTCGGTGATCCAGGACGGCACCGGCACCAACGCCAGGATCGACGGCGTCACGGTGGGCGGCAAGACGGGCACGGCCCAGCACGGCGAGAACAACAGCAAGACGCCGTACGCCTGGTTCACGTCCTACGGAAAGGCCGACGGCAAGGAGGTCGCCGTGGCGGTGGTCGTGGAGCAGTCGAACGCGGCCCGCTCGGAGGTCAGCGGCAACGGGCTGGCCGCCCCCGTGGCCAAGGCCATGATGGAGGCGGCCCTGAAGAACTGA
- a CDS encoding NCS2 family permease gives MSVDRYFRISERGSTFAREIRGGFATFFTMAYILVLNPIILGSAKDKFGHQLDAVQLTTATALVAAVMTIIMGVGGNLPLALAAGLGLNAVVAFQIAPLMSWDDAMGLVVLEGLLICVLVVTGLREAVMHAIPQPLKQAISVGIGLFIAFIGFVDAGFVSRIPDAANTTVPVQLGGTGTLTGWPILVFCLGVLLTIGLLARKVKGAILISIVTMTVLAMIINSVADIKTWGLTTPAWPDKIVDTPDFGLIGHFSLFGSFSAPGVGIVTVVLLIFTLILSDFFDTMGTVVGISAEAGLLDEEGKVPNLGRVLLIDGAAAVAGGAASASSATSYIESAAGVGEGSRTGFSNLITGGMFALALFLTPLLTIVPLQAAAPALVAVGFLMMMQVKHIDWERYDIAIPAFLTIAVMPFTYSITNGIGAGFLAYVVIKVVLGKAKEIHWLLWAASALFLVYFAIDPIEQLLGTK, from the coding sequence ATGTCCGTCGACCGGTACTTCAGGATCTCCGAGAGGGGATCCACCTTCGCCCGTGAGATACGCGGCGGCTTCGCCACGTTCTTCACGATGGCCTACATCCTTGTCCTGAATCCCATCATCCTCGGCAGTGCGAAGGACAAGTTCGGCCACCAGTTGGATGCGGTCCAGCTGACCACCGCGACGGCTCTGGTGGCCGCGGTGATGACGATCATCATGGGCGTGGGCGGAAACCTGCCGCTCGCGCTCGCCGCCGGCCTCGGGCTGAACGCAGTCGTCGCCTTCCAGATCGCCCCGCTGATGAGCTGGGACGACGCGATGGGCCTGGTCGTCCTGGAAGGCCTGCTCATCTGCGTGCTGGTGGTGACCGGCCTGCGCGAGGCCGTCATGCACGCCATCCCGCAACCGCTCAAGCAGGCGATCAGCGTCGGGATCGGGCTGTTCATCGCGTTCATCGGGTTCGTCGACGCGGGCTTCGTGAGCCGTATCCCGGATGCCGCGAACACCACCGTGCCCGTGCAGCTGGGCGGTACCGGCACGCTGACCGGCTGGCCGATCCTGGTCTTCTGTCTCGGGGTGCTGCTGACGATCGGACTGCTCGCCCGCAAGGTCAAGGGCGCGATCCTGATCAGCATCGTGACCATGACGGTCCTCGCGATGATCATCAACTCGGTCGCCGACATCAAGACCTGGGGGCTGACCACCCCCGCGTGGCCGGACAAGATCGTCGACACCCCCGACTTCGGGCTGATCGGTCACTTCAGCCTGTTCGGCTCCTTCAGCGCGCCCGGCGTCGGGATCGTCACGGTCGTCCTGCTGATCTTCACCCTGATCCTGTCCGACTTCTTCGACACGATGGGGACGGTCGTCGGGATCAGCGCGGAGGCCGGGCTGCTGGACGAGGAGGGCAAGGTGCCCAACCTCGGCCGCGTGCTCCTGATCGACGGAGCGGCGGCGGTGGCCGGTGGTGCCGCGTCGGCCTCCTCCGCCACGTCGTACATCGAGTCGGCGGCCGGCGTCGGTGAGGGATCGCGCACCGGCTTCTCGAACCTGATCACCGGCGGGATGTTCGCCCTGGCGCTGTTCCTGACCCCGCTGCTGACCATCGTCCCGCTCCAGGCCGCCGCCCCCGCCCTGGTCGCCGTGGGCTTCCTGATGATGATGCAGGTCAAGCACATCGACTGGGAGCGGTACGACATCGCGATCCCCGCGTTCCTGACCATCGCCGTGATGCCGTTCACCTACTCGATCACCAACGGCATCGGGGCCGGGTTCCTGGCCTACGTCGTGATCAAGGTGGTGCTGGGGAAGGCCAAGGAGATCCACTGGCTGCTGTGGGCGGCCTCGGCGCTGTTCCTCGTGTACTTCGCGATCGACCCGATCGAGCAGCTGCTCGGCACCAAGTAA
- a CDS encoding SigE family RNA polymerase sigma factor, giving the protein MGTVVDDAASVEFHAFFERHYAELSRLAQLLTGEPDAADDLAADALLALWHRWDRVRAADHPAAYARGVVANLARTRIRSAVRERRRIALFWSQREEKVENPDVAGVVDVQEALRRLPFRKRACVVLRHAFDLSEKDTALALGVSVGTVKSQTSKGMAELQRLLGPRNAPLRVHAAMARTGDTGGRDR; this is encoded by the coding sequence GTGGGCACAGTCGTCGACGACGCCGCCTCCGTGGAGTTCCATGCCTTCTTCGAGCGCCACTACGCCGAACTGTCCCGTCTCGCCCAGCTGCTGACCGGTGAGCCGGACGCCGCGGACGACCTGGCGGCGGACGCGCTGCTGGCGCTGTGGCACCGCTGGGACCGGGTGCGCGCGGCCGACCACCCGGCCGCCTACGCGCGCGGAGTGGTCGCCAACCTGGCCCGCACCCGTATCCGCAGCGCGGTCCGTGAGCGCCGGCGCATCGCCCTGTTCTGGTCCCAGCGCGAGGAGAAGGTCGAGAACCCCGATGTGGCGGGCGTGGTCGACGTCCAGGAGGCGCTGCGCAGACTGCCGTTCCGCAAGCGGGCGTGTGTCGTGCTGCGGCACGCGTTCGATCTCTCCGAGAAGGACACCGCACTGGCCCTGGGTGTGTCGGTCGGTACGGTTAAGAGCCAGACCTCCAAGGGGATGGCCGAGCTGCAGCGGCTGCTCGGCCCCCGGAACGCTCCGCTGAGGGTGCATGCCGCGATGGCGCGCACCGGTGACACCGGAGGAAGGGACCGATGA
- a CDS encoding family 43 glycosylhydrolase, producing the protein MRPRILLVACLSLLVALLTAPPGSAHSGAPPVSHPKYAGYLFAYFTGEGTADGEQIRYALSRGNDPLHWRELNQGKPVLTSTTGEKGLRDPFVIRSPKGDRFYLIATDLRMYRNSSGSWDDVQRHGSKSIMIWESTDLVHWTDQRLVQVAPDNAGNTWAPEAYWDDSLGAYVVFWASKLYADDDPEHKGSTYNKMLYATTKDFRTFSAPKVWDDPGYSVIDSTVVKYKDTYYRYTKDERDPASSSPCAKFITGEKSTSLTSTTYDLVADCIGSGAMDRGEGPTVFRSNTEKKWYLFIDEYGGRGYVPFETTDLDSGRWSPSADYQLPASPRHGTVLPVTQKEYDRLLAAYPSTPTSVVDATAQGQKGYAIVTDTASKVVLPMRPGTDLARLAPELAVGAGARVSPASGTRRDFRKPQTYTVTAADGTTRRWTVEAVPTGSPVLPGLNADPDVHYLNGEYWIYPTTDGFNGWSGTRFKAYSSKDLVHWKDHGVVLDLGPDVSWADTYAWAPAIAERDGKYYFYFCAEQQVGVAVADSPAGPFKDALGRPLVAKGGALPGQMIDPAVFTDDDGTSYLYWGNGHGYVVPLDDDMVSYDASRIRDITPDNFREGSFVIKRKGTYYFMWSEDDTRSENYHVAYATGPSPLGPWTKKGTILSKRPEYGILATGHHSVVNVPGTDDWYIVYHRFALNGPGRPGGDGMHRETTVDRMEFAADGSIKPVVPTLEGIRPVKN; encoded by the coding sequence ATGCGCCCACGTATCCTCCTCGTCGCCTGTCTCTCGCTACTCGTGGCGCTCCTCACCGCGCCACCCGGTTCCGCCCACTCAGGAGCACCACCCGTGAGCCACCCCAAGTACGCCGGCTATCTCTTCGCCTACTTCACCGGCGAGGGCACCGCCGACGGCGAGCAGATCCGCTACGCCCTCAGCCGCGGCAACGACCCCCTGCACTGGCGCGAGCTCAACCAGGGCAAGCCCGTCCTGACGTCGACGACCGGCGAGAAGGGCCTGCGCGACCCGTTCGTGATCCGCTCCCCCAAGGGCGACAGGTTCTATCTGATCGCCACCGATCTGCGCATGTACCGCAACAGCAGCGGCAGTTGGGACGACGTCCAGCGGCACGGCAGCAAGTCGATCATGATCTGGGAGTCCACCGACCTCGTCCACTGGACCGACCAGCGCCTGGTGCAGGTCGCCCCGGACAACGCGGGCAACACCTGGGCCCCGGAGGCCTACTGGGACGACAGCCTCGGTGCGTACGTCGTCTTCTGGGCGTCGAAGCTGTACGCCGACGACGACCCGGAGCACAAGGGATCGACGTACAACAAGATGCTGTACGCGACCACGAAGGACTTCCGCACCTTCAGCGCGCCCAAGGTCTGGGACGACCCCGGTTACTCGGTCATCGACTCGACGGTCGTGAAGTACAAGGACACCTACTACCGCTACACCAAGGACGAGCGGGACCCCGCCTCCAGCTCGCCCTGCGCCAAGTTCATCACCGGCGAGAAGTCGACGAGCCTGACCTCGACGACGTACGACCTGGTCGCGGACTGCATCGGCAGCGGGGCGATGGACCGCGGCGAGGGTCCGACGGTGTTCAGGTCCAACACCGAGAAGAAGTGGTACCTGTTCATCGACGAGTACGGCGGCCGGGGTTACGTCCCCTTCGAGACGACCGACCTCGACTCGGGCAGGTGGTCGCCGTCCGCGGACTACCAGCTGCCGGCGAGCCCCCGGCACGGCACGGTGCTTCCGGTGACGCAGAAGGAGTACGACCGGCTGCTGGCCGCCTATCCGTCGACGCCCACCTCCGTCGTGGACGCGACCGCGCAGGGCCAGAAGGGGTACGCGATCGTCACGGACACCGCGTCGAAGGTCGTGCTGCCGATGCGTCCGGGCACCGATCTCGCCCGTCTCGCACCGGAGTTGGCGGTCGGCGCGGGGGCCCGGGTGAGCCCCGCGTCCGGCACGCGGCGGGACTTCCGCAAGCCGCAGACGTACACGGTGACGGCAGCCGACGGGACCACCCGCAGATGGACGGTCGAGGCCGTGCCGACCGGCAGTCCCGTCCTTCCCGGCCTCAACGCCGACCCGGACGTGCACTACCTGAACGGCGAGTACTGGATCTACCCGACCACCGACGGCTTCAACGGCTGGAGCGGCACGCGGTTCAAGGCGTACTCGTCGAAGGACCTGGTCCACTGGAAGGACCACGGGGTCGTTCTCGACCTGGGTCCGGACGTGTCGTGGGCCGACACGTACGCGTGGGCACCGGCGATCGCCGAGCGGGACGGGAAGTACTACTTCTACTTCTGCGCCGAGCAGCAGGTCGGCGTGGCGGTGGCGGACTCCCCCGCCGGGCCCTTCAAGGACGCGCTGGGCAGGCCCCTGGTGGCGAAGGGGGGTGCGCTGCCGGGCCAGATGATCGACCCGGCCGTCTTCACGGACGACGACGGGACGTCGTATCTGTACTGGGGCAACGGCCACGGGTACGTGGTGCCGCTCGACGACGACATGGTCTCGTACGACGCCTCGAGGATCCGGGACATCACCCCGGACAACTTCCGTGAGGGCTCCTTCGTGATCAAGCGCAAGGGCACGTACTACTTCATGTGGTCCGAGGACGACACCCGCAGCGAGAACTACCACGTCGCCTACGCGACGGGACCGTCCCCGCTCGGTCCGTGGACCAAGAAGGGGACGATCCTGTCCAAGCGTCCCGAGTACGGCATCCTCGCCACCGGCCACCACTCCGTGGTGAACGTCCCCGGCACCGACGACTGGTACATCGTCTATCACCGGTTCGCCCTGAACGGGCCGGGGAGGCCGGGCGGAGACGGCATGCACCGCGAAACCACCGTCGACCGCATGGAGTTCGCGGCGGACGGTTCGATCAAGCCGGTGGTGCCGACCCTCGAAGGGATCCGGCCGGTCAAGAACTAG
- a CDS encoding HAD family acid phosphatase: protein MHKSLRIAAATAACAVAAGALYGAGAATAGQSTANSTHEPYNIGLLVKDIDTYYGTAADANGVYQASPTSPYAKDLASIDKAARKYIDQAARKAHHKGEKPAVVFDIDDTLLLSLDYEKRYNYTYNSTTWADYVNRADRPAVFGSPELVQYAEKKGVEVFYNSGLSEAQRSAAVENLKKIGADVNLDADHVFLKDKANPPSYLSACATPGTWTCTTVQYKSGTRKHIEQDLGYEIIANFGDQYSDLEGGYADRTYKLPNPTYFVS from the coding sequence ATGCATAAGTCACTGCGTATCGCAGCCGCCACCGCGGCGTGTGCCGTCGCGGCCGGCGCCCTCTACGGCGCCGGCGCGGCCACCGCCGGCCAGTCCACGGCGAACTCCACGCACGAGCCCTACAACATCGGGCTCCTGGTCAAGGACATCGACACCTACTACGGCACCGCGGCCGACGCGAACGGCGTCTACCAGGCGTCGCCCACCAGCCCGTACGCCAAGGACCTGGCGTCCATCGACAAGGCGGCCAGGAAGTACATCGACCAGGCCGCCCGCAAGGCGCACCACAAGGGCGAGAAGCCCGCCGTGGTCTTCGACATCGACGACACGCTGCTGCTCAGCCTCGACTACGAGAAGCGCTACAACTACACGTACAACTCGACCACGTGGGCCGACTACGTGAACCGTGCCGACCGCCCGGCGGTCTTCGGCAGCCCCGAGCTCGTGCAGTACGCCGAGAAGAAGGGCGTCGAGGTCTTCTACAACTCGGGCCTCAGCGAGGCGCAGCGCTCGGCCGCGGTCGAGAACCTGAAGAAGATCGGCGCCGATGTGAACCTCGACGCCGACCACGTGTTCCTCAAGGACAAGGCGAACCCGCCGTCCTACCTGAGCGCCTGCGCCACACCGGGCACCTGGACCTGCACCACCGTGCAGTACAAGTCCGGCACCCGCAAGCACATCGAGCAGGACCTCGGGTACGAGATCATCGCCAACTTCGGCGACCAGTACTCCGACCTCGAGGGCGGCTACGCCGACCGGACGTACAAGCTCCCGAACCCGACGTACTTCGTCAGCTAG